The window TAACCATTTCACTGATTGATTCAGAATATTTGATTCACTACAAATTCACTACATTGCCCGTAATTTGTACTTTGTGGCATGGATGATAGTCCTTGCAAATGCATAAACTGAATCACCAACATATGCACAAATGTAGTTCTGCTTTCGACATTAACTGccttaaattatgtaaaatgtacataaaacaatTGTACAGGGTGGTTGTATTACTCTAAACAGAGTTCTTGTATAGCAATAGACACAAAGATCTTGATGTTTCTGTAGGATGTGTGTTTAATCGAGACATTAAAAAAACCATGTCATAAAAAGAggtgtgaacattttgttaaacCTGTAAGATACAAGAGCTGCCTCTTGAAACAGAAGCAAACGTGACCAGGGgctaataaatacattaataaaatctCATAGGACTGTCAATTAATTCAAAACACCCTCACTGTTCAAACAAGTCATACGTTTGTCAAACATATTCATTCAAACATGATGGATTAAACATTTATCCACACCACTCGAATGATAATCACTTGCcttttgaaaataatacatCGGAGCAAGAAACTCAACATAGTTTAATGAAGAACTAACGATTAAACCAGTCATTTTATTGACCATGTAAAATAGCAACTATATTTTACTTGCACACCGAATTTTGGAAAACCCAGAAAGGGGAAGGCAACTTCTCttgtaataatataaaatcaaagTAGGATGCTTTTAATATTAATCAGAACCATAATTAAGTAAATTGCAAACATAATACCATTTATGAATCTACAGCTTTAGCTTTCAGTGCATTCTCAAGGATTTTTCTTTTCCACTCTTCATAATTTTGTGTCGACTCCTCTTCAGTCTTCTCAATTCGCACTTGCTTGGGTGACGTTGACTGATTTCCATCTGCAAAGAAGCcccaaatttttatttagttttctcaCATCTAAAATGAAATGCACTTAATCTCAAAgacattacatctaaaatattCCATATTAAACTTCCTATTAGAGAAAATGGTCAAaagtacaatattaaataactgCAGGCAAGGGGTTAGAAGTAGCAACTTACCGTTATTGTTTAATGGGAAGCAAGTGTctgtgtcatcatcatcatcatcatcttctatTTCAAGCATTTCAGTAAGGGTCTTCTGCCTCTTTTGAGACATTTTTATTGGTTGCTGTGTTGAGGAAGCTTCCGCTGAGGGAACAGGAAGATAGAGTCTTCAATATGCACTTTAGCAGAAAACATACTGGCCTTTGATGTTCAACTACACAGTAATATACATTGTCTAATTGTGATTTGTCTGCAGCCATGGTAAccaataaaaatgtctgcttcTTAGTGACATCTCTCTTTGAAGTAATCTTCATCAATGAAAGAGATAAAGGTTGTGCACCTTCAATTAGAACATCTTTGTAAGACATAAATGTAAAGGCCAAGGCCTCAACCACAAAACCCCCATCTTTTATGTCCTTAATGAGGAAATGTTTTATCTTccaaaaagcttttatttaaaggaTTCACACTTACTACAGATCTCCTGTCCAAATTTCTGGAATTGCGTACACAACCGGTCAAAGATTCCTTTCTTCGCTCCAGACGAAGAGGCTAATTTCCTGTCAGTTCTGATTTTCATGCACCTTCAAACAGGAAGGACAGAACCAATTTATTTTTCCCTTTTCAGTAAATCAATTTGAACaatgtgctttttaaattaAGCATCGTCTTAGACTCGTTGGCATgcataaaatcattttgacccatttGGAAGTTTGGAGTTGTTTGGCTGGATAACTGTAGTCCTCAGTCAAATGAGATGCTCgcagagaaaaaaaattgcacaAACTGCTCAAACAATGACTACGGAGGCATTTGtggtcaaaaataaaatgtgattacaCATTCAGTTTAAATTGGCAATACAGTCATACACAACAGGAAGTGCcaattgcaaaaaatgtataatgcataTCTTCATTTTCTTCTTGGATACTGGTTgattaataaactgtattcatcATTCTGTACTGTTTACAGATCTGCACTGTGCACTATGCAAGCAGTGTGaaggtaacataataaatcaccCAGTGCACAGTTGGGTACATGTGTGCTTGTGGTAAACAGAAATCAATTATTTCTGCTCATCATAACAGCATGTTAGAAAAACAACATCTCTCTGTCAATATTACATTGatcaacataaaaaacagaactaatctgtttttgtttttaagctttcctgtagctcagtggtgagagcattgcattaacaatgcaaggttgtgggtacgatcctaggggattgcaaatacctatgtaaaatgtataggataaagcaatgtaagttgctttggataaaagcatctgccaaatttaaatgttaatgtactgcTGTCACTATAAAGCATTTGAAAAACTCCATGTAACATATAACTGAAAGTAATTAATGTTGTACCAATTTCAAATAGATAAATATagatcttatatatatatatatatataatctttcAAAATGATTAATATTACTGAAAATAACCAACACCTATTTAAATGAGATCATTGACAAATATTTAGCTTTATAACTGACTCAAGGAACTACTTCAAAATACTTACTTGCACGCTGCATGTAGAGCTGCAGTTGTAAAGAGAGGTTTAGTCAAGTCAAGGTCTTGTTGCTGAGCAGCAGGCAGACTGTCCTCATACCTTAAACACAAAAGTTTCAATCGTACCAAACTTTTCAGCATCTACTCAAGTTTCcttctgtgttttattgctAAACCATCTGCTCACCGTTGAAGCATCTGAGAGGCCACTTTAACAGCATCCAGACATCCATATTGCACTGCAAGGTCCCGGAGACCCAGATTAGACTGCAGGCCCAGCATGCACTCCATAGCTTTCAAATTACTGTGGTAGGCCTTAGCACTCAGACCGGATATTTTAATTGCATACTCCTATTCACAAAAAGATGAATTCGTATTTACTTGTCTAtgtaatatttatgaatatatatataatagatAAATACCTTGTCTATAGGATATTTCATTGAAGTCGCAGCCAATTCCAGACAAATAATGGCTTTACTGGTGGCTGTCACAGAGCCCAATCCAACACACTTCAGCAGGGATAATCGCATGTACTCCTCTGCTTGGCTGAAAACAAATGATCAGACTTCGTTCTGCAGCTACACAAACTAGCTGTAATGTTCTGTTTGAAAGCACTTACCTCAATATTTTAAGAGATGTTATCCCAATCTTCGACGCAAGCTTACGAAATAACTCTTTATCCATGTTTAAAACAGTTAAAGTTTCACACAACTCGCTACACAACAGATCAGAAATCCTTCTTCTGTGTTCACAAAATGATTTCGCGCGAAAACTGCCACGTGTCACACCCGAAATAAACGTTCCGCTGTATGATTGGTGGAGCTGAAAATGGGCGTATCTGGGCGTATCTGACTTTTTGTTACTTTAATTTATTCCCAAAACGCATAATTCCACagataatataacaaaacattatcatttaaatatatattataaactaAACTTTGTTGAGGGAACAAGAAAGTGTATTATTTACACCTTAACACGTTTTACGTTAAAGGTtagttatataaatataataatgtactGAAAAGTCTTCGCAACCTAATTTGTTTTTTCAGTGCAACtgttaagtttttatttaataatttaagagTTCACAAATCTTTTTGGTTTGCGATCTGTATGAGGCAGTGCCCGCGTCATGAGGAGGAACAGCTGTAGTCACATGACTGGATACATTTTCAGGGGGTCAGCCAGTGTTTCCTCTAAAATACCTGATAAACATGGTGAGATATAAAGATCATAACATTCATACATTGTGTGCAGCATGCTGTATTTGGGCCGGTGTGTTGTTTCCAGCAGTTGTAGTGTCGGAGCGCCTCTTAGTTATCTAAATGGTTTGTTTTCGTCTATGCAAGTTAGCCGCTAGCAATAGCATCAAGATCCGGAGGCCTACCTTCATCTATATTATTCTCATTTCACGTTTCAATTTCGTTTTGCTATACAAGTGGGTAAACATTTGTCTGTGGTGTGgtcattttttctttcattgctGTCCggatattttgtagaaattgTGCTTATTTAGGATGCTAATCTAGCTAGCATTAGCCCTGCCATTCGTGTACAGTTATGTAGATTAAATGTATTCTAAACAATTAAATACGATTATTTTATATGCTCCTCGTAATTAAatgtcataaatatttatttattttttgtgttgagAACATTATGTATAACGTCAGCTCCCTCAAGCTGAAGGTGGTTGTTGCAATAACCACTGACTGTTTAGTTGTGAGATGTTCATTCATTTCACTCCAAACCAGACCTCAATATCTTGTGCTTTCTTTTCATGTTAACAAGAAATTTAACTGTATGTTAAAGTTACTTAAATTTAACTGTATGTTAACGTTACTTAAATTATGGGTGGTTGGTGGAAAGGGTGGAGTGACTAAAGACTATAGATTGTCATCATCATGTTTGTCAACCTCCTTTCAAACACAGTCTTACTGACCACTGACACATCTGCTATttacagatatttattaaacacatcAAAAAATTGTTATAGTGTCAGTGTTCTTCAAGATTTTTGCATGAATATTTTGTATGAACGTCAAAAGCAATCGGTTATGCTCAGTCTGACATTACTTTTTAACTGTAGAAGTGTAGTTGACATTTCATACATTGGTCTGCGATCTGACATGGTGTACTTTATCTAAAACcataaaatacttatttataacttataaattattatcaaatattttgtttttttaattcttgtttATAGTTTGAGATATACattacatacatatacacacatacatttaagaATAGGGATTGGTTTAAAAAACTGATAATTATTTTCTCCTGAATATGCTTGACTGCTTATGATGCTCTTCGCACGTTGTAAacaattatattcatttattttttaatgtatatattaacaaaaaaataagagaccattccaagtatttatttaagcagcatttctagatgttttgtggccattccagtccaatgtctgttaaatttcaacaaaatcaaacctcaggagaagtcatccaacagaaatatgacagacagacagcttgACAAGACACATACAAATCACACAACTACGATATAATAGAGAATATCAATTATcacataaaattatataaacctttcctaaatacatgtacaaatattattgttgtattgcttaaaagtgaatatgaacttatcGTTTCTGTTATTTACTTTTACCTGTTTCTCAAGTcaaatttctgcaaataaatacaaataaaaacaatatttgtatttgaaatttggtagaaatattgtaagtagctcctagaataaataaaaatataatttgccaaagtaaatagtaaattcagaaaagctaaaaaatatttttaaatggtctctaAATTTTGTCTGCGGCCTAAATTACATAAAAGTGGAATTTAGACAGATGGGGCCAGATCTTTGTGTATCTTGTTGTATAAGTGTGATATACATTTGAACCTTAAATATTGATGTTGAACAATTAAAACGTTAAAACGTAAATAGACATACATATTAAGTGACATTAGCATTGTAAACATTGTTATTGCCATAATTCCACAACACtggcattgttttttgtttatctcAGCCTACCACACAGCAGTCACCCCAGGATGAGCAGGAGAAGCTGCTGGATGAAGCAGTGCAGGCAGTGAAGGTTCAGTCATTTCAAATGAAGCGCTGTCTGGTGAGAGGAGTACATATATCTTTGTCTACTGCTAACCAGTGActtattgaatatttatttctatagcactAAATCCTTTTCAAATTATGTTTCAAAGTTAagttttggttgttttttatggcattctgaaatgttttatgtcatCTATCCAGGACAAGAACAAGCTAATGGATGCACTGAAACATGCCTCAAATATGTTGGGGGAGTTGAGGACTTCAATGCTTTCTCCAAAGAGCTACTATGAACTCTGTATGTGTTTACTTTGATATGATATGTCATTATGTAACTATTACAAGCTGGCCATATTAACATTGATCTTGGTGATCTCAAGTTGTTAGCATCAAGAGTTTAGCATTTAAACCTGACcttaacatttgtttaaaatgtgttttatgtggcaATTTGTGATTGGATTTCATGGAGGGGAGgttctgtgtttttgtgacaCATGCTTTTACTATGTAAGGGTGTTGAGCATGTTGATTAAAGGGTGACCCCGAATAGTCGAAGATTCGATGCTTCTGTAGGTTTAGCCTGATTCGACTACCAATCTCACAGTCGAATCTTCGCAGAGGTGTTATGCAATGGGGAACATGCCATTTTGGTTTAAATGGGCAGTTGCATATCAGACGTGCACGCACTGTGcttcaataaatattatttatgatgtaAAGAAATGGGACATTTTTAGAGTTGGGTACCAAAACCCCTGGCGCAAATATGTGCAAGGTCGGGCTACTCAGTGCAGGATCGTGCCTCTCCGCATCTTCTGTTCTGTGAGAAATATGAATTAACACTTTGTCTGTACAGGCATGTAGTCTGTTACTTAGACTGAACTTTGCGCTGCATGACATGTTAAAAataccacaaaaaaaacaaaatccctGTATGTGGCGCAGACTTTTGGAACTTGTCATTCTCTGCACTGAAGGCAAGCATTTATGTCAGTAGGACAGAGAAAGAGTTTGCAGGAAAAAAGTAAAAGAGACTTTTAAgctatttaaaatgaaagatgcTTTATTGAATTTCTCCTTTACATGCGGTAACTAACTTTATTTGTAGTTCATTGGttagttttaaaaatagtttgagGCGAGATTTGGTCTAGTAATGTATGGCACTTTTGGCACAGGATTGTTACGTGATGTATAAGGAAAATTTCCATTAATTTTACTGTTTGGGCCTTGTGTTTTGAATTATGTTCCCCTGCATTTTagacattttacctaaacacatttattttgcacattgcgACTTGAATCTggcttattttgttttttattttttacaaaggtaTATTCTGTTCTTAACAAACTCAgtaaattaatgtttgattgttttttggtgCATCAACCACCTGGTGTCATGCCCACATGCCACAATTCTGATTCATCCATGTATCCAACGAGAACACCCCtaaggaaaaaaataattactCTATATGTAATTTTTCTGACCAAATGACCCCCAAATTTAAGCTTATAATGAACCGTAGCACTGTTTATTAGATGATGTTCTTTAAtgcttaaacaaacattttatttatcagtATGTCATCTGTagtggttttatttatttactaattcAATTCTTATTGTAGACATGGCCATCTCAGATGAGCTGCATTACCTGGAGGTCTATTTGACAGATGAGTTTGCCAAGGGTCGTAAGGTGGCTGACCTCTATGAGCTTGTTCAGTATGCAGGCAACATCATCCCTAGACTGTGAGTATGTCACTAATCCCACACTGTATGACTTTCCATGCAATCAAATTATTAATATTggcatcaataaataaaattgccaaGACATGTTGATTTTATTAAGATTTGGAATTTCATGAGAACTCTGGCATCAGATGTTCGAAATTTCCTGCTCGTTCTGTGTTTTTCCCTGCAGATTTTTTCCCCTTTCCTATTTTCTTGCTTCttaattggattcaatttattgtcattacacatataatatTACACATGCAATTCTGTTGTACCTCCAGTGGTTTGTCTGCCCTTTCACTTATTGTCTTTGTATAGAGTCAATACTTAATTTAATGTCTTAACTCTCTTCACTCATTCTATTACAAAGGTTCAATTTTGATTAACACTGAACGTGCGCTGGCTTGACTGTGCACAATTTGTATTCGTTCTTGACAGTGCAGACTGACAAAGCTTGAAGACACTACTGTTTAGTTAATGTGAATTAAGGGAGAAATTATACTGGATATTCATTCAACAtcaaaatacgtttttataagcctGGCAGTTTAACACGTCTTGACAAGATATGCCCCGATGTCTTAAACCTTTGACATCTGTGTTAGTGAGTTTGGTCGATCATGTTATAATGGAACATAGGCATAATATGATTTTACCTCATGTAGTGAATGCATGATCCTGAAATTCATAGCTTCAAGATGGGCTTACATAGACTTCCCTGTGTAGACAAGTAAAAGAAAAGTCCATGAAGACACCTTTTGTTATTGGCAAACCCATTATTGATGAGCATGTTTATTATGATGTTGTTGGCAGTTGTCCTAGTGAGTAACAAAACTAGTTCTGTTTTGTGTTCCAGCTCAGCTAAActttattattcaattattattaaaatgcacatattAATGATAGTTTTTCGCTAAAAATAAAACCCAAACGACTTATTTTCCACAAGTGAATAATTGGAcagaaaatattgattttgaaatgtctttatttgctcatttttaacaaatgcaaacCTTTCAAAAGACAAAACCTGAGTCCTAGCATTAAAGCAAGAAGTTTAAACAAGTTGTACATGCCATTTGGTTTATTCtcataaattattcattcatgaatatttatatatatattctttttcaTTGAATGCTGTTTGGGTAAAAGCATTGACATATTCTTGTATAGTAGTAGTACAATACTGGTTTGTTAAGACATATGTGGTAATGAAAATGAGTTTTTAATATTCACTGAATGTGTGGAAAGGTGAGAAATGTATGGAGAGAATATAAAAGAGATGTAATGGAGACCAAGATATGGCACAGTTGGATCTTTAATTTTTACGGCTCTGCTTTATTGCCTGTTCATCTTTAATAGAAAAGCACGTGCTGTAACAGATTGAATTTAATGAAACATGTTTAGAACTTTCATGTTCTCTCATCTGCTCTGAAATACCTTATACatgatgtctttgttttattttccaccTCATCTCTGGTCTGAAtcgtatacatttacatttgtgcatttgcatTGCTTTTATGCAGGAACACAATATTAAACACTATATTCATGGTTGTTGACTTCTTCCCCCAATCACGTTCTCTCTGACCTCACAGGTACCTTTTGATAACTGTCGGAGTGGTGTACGTTCGCTCTTTCCCCCAGTCACGTAAAGACATCCTGAAGGACCTGGTGGAAATGTGTCGTGGGGTGCAGCATCCTCTGCGGGGCCTGTTCCTCAGGAACTACCTGCTGCAGTGCACACGCAACATCCTGCCCGATGATGGAGAGCAGGCTGAGTATGACACTCTCTATGTTATGGCAGTGATTGCATGTCAAGTGTCTCAAGACTTTTCTTACTCGCAGAGCAATTTAAAAGATACCGTAGCGCAATCTCACCTGCTGAAATACAATTCAATCAATCGCTAGAAAAGGCGTATTACCCATTGCTCTTGGACAgctttttacaaaataatcacCCCAAAATCTCATTATCTTGAACGAATTGATCAGCATGCTCTTCTGTCGATGTAGGGAGGAAATGACCGGCGACATTAATGACTCTATTGATTTCGTACTGCTGAATTTCGCCGAGATGAATAAACTGTGGGTGCGAATGCAGCATCAAGGGCACAGCCGGGACCGAGAGAAGAGGGAAAAGGAGAGACAGGAGCTGCGGATTCTCGTAGGGACCAATCTGGTGCGACTGAGCCAGCTGGAAGGCGTCAATGTGGAAAAGTACAAACAGGTGCAGTTTGGGTTCAATCCTCCAATGCAGAAATCTGCAAATGATCGGTCAACGAAgctcataaacatttaaaaggttACATCAAAACTAGCTTTGACCTTGATTACTGGTTTATTTGTGGCTGTTATGGGATACCTCAGGCTAGCACTTTGCATAATCAGCGAAATAGCCATTGACGGCATAACTGCCCGAGAGGTTACAGCATcttttaaagagtacctagcatatatTTTTTAGGCCctgctttggtttatggagtgtccaacaacaagtttatgtacatacaatgcgtttaaacactataatgtcgtaataataggtcAAGATCCAGGTCTAGGCaccgcctacccgctaaccttgtgtcgtgtgattggtcagatggtgtagtctgttgtaattggtcaaacgcgttcatcatttgtcgcaaatggaacacctaccatcattacaggattacggtttacatgtggttggatgtcatgtatattatatgtgtagctagagatggcggcgattttactgtacaaatttgagcccgagtctgacgaggaagaagacgctaatccacaacaaactccaccacgactggagcaggatgtttgtcagagccaagtgacaactct of the Triplophysa dalaica isolate WHDGS20190420 chromosome 1, ASM1584641v1, whole genome shotgun sequence genome contains:
- the orc6 gene encoding origin recognition complex subunit 6, with amino-acid sequence MDKELFRKLASKIGITSLKILSQAEEYMRLSLLKCVGLGSVTATSKAIICLELAATSMKYPIDKEYAIKISGLSAKAYHSNLKAMECMLGLQSNLGLRDLAVQYGCLDAVKVASQMLQRYEDSLPAAQQQDLDLTKPLFTTAALHAACKCMKIRTDRKLASSSGAKKGIFDRLCTQFQKFGQEICTEASSTQQPIKMSQKRQKTLTEMLEIEDDDDDDDTDTCFPLNNNDGNQSTSPKQVRIEKTEEESTQNYEEWKRKILENALKAKAVDS